The following are from one region of the Quadrisphaera setariae genome:
- a CDS encoding GNAT family N-acetyltransferase → MADLTSADGARSYGAGLLVGDLVQLRPLVEDDLGLLDAWWHDVAHAPLQRGVVVPRSPGSASAQFRSWSTNDGKTADVGFSVVERSTGDLAGHVTLWGASWWDRSAKLAIILGPDHQGRGLGPDALEVLLRYAFDELGLHRVSLEVWAFSDRAIAAYRRAGFIEEGRLREVAFHAGTWHDHVLMAVLEHEWRGRR, encoded by the coding sequence GTGGCAGACCTCACGAGCGCTGACGGCGCCCGGTCGTACGGGGCGGGCCTGCTCGTCGGCGACCTCGTGCAGCTGCGCCCGCTCGTCGAGGACGACCTGGGGCTGCTCGACGCCTGGTGGCACGACGTCGCCCACGCTCCGCTGCAGCGCGGCGTCGTCGTCCCGCGGTCACCCGGCTCCGCCAGCGCGCAGTTCCGCAGCTGGAGCACCAACGACGGCAAGACCGCCGACGTCGGCTTCAGCGTGGTCGAGCGCAGCACCGGCGACCTCGCGGGGCACGTGACGCTGTGGGGGGCCAGCTGGTGGGACCGCTCCGCGAAGCTGGCGATCATCCTCGGCCCCGACCACCAGGGCCGCGGGCTCGGCCCCGACGCGCTGGAGGTGCTGCTGCGCTACGCCTTCGACGAGCTGGGCCTGCACCGCGTCTCGCTGGAGGTGTGGGCCTTCAGCGACCGCGCGATCGCCGCCTACCGCCGCGCCGGCTTCATCGAGGAGGGACGCCTGCGCGAGGTCGCCTTCCACGCCGGCACCTGGCACGACCACGTCCTCATGGCGGTGCTGGAGCACGAGTGGCGGGGCCGGCGCTGA
- a CDS encoding STAS domain-containing protein, giving the protein MTLRIDHDVRGGVDVLTVHGDVDLYSAPALRQRLVDLVGEQRHDVVVDLSDVPFIDSLGLGVLVGGLKRARGHGGDLRLAGPNELTTRVLRATGLTSAFHIHPDVDTALEHPLAG; this is encoded by the coding sequence ATGACCCTGCGCATCGACCACGACGTCCGCGGCGGCGTCGACGTGCTCACCGTCCACGGCGACGTCGACCTGTACTCAGCGCCCGCGCTGCGCCAGCGCCTGGTGGACCTCGTCGGGGAGCAGCGCCACGACGTCGTGGTGGACCTCTCGGACGTCCCCTTCATCGACTCGCTCGGCCTGGGCGTGCTGGTGGGTGGGCTGAAGCGAGCGCGGGGCCACGGCGGTGACCTCCGCCTGGCCGGCCCCAACGAACTCACCACGCGAGTGCTGCGGGCGACGGGGCTGACGAGCGCCTTCCACATCCACCCCGACGTCGACACGGCGCTGGAGCACCCGCTCGCCGGCTGA
- a CDS encoding GNAT family N-acetyltransferase codes for MGEHDDGTPVWRGTFTSNEANALHAEAFQTRLLTSQEWDWWALVHRHSLGWVTARRGGALTGFVNVVWDGAVHAWLQDVMVADSARHLGLGTLLVARAAQGAREAGCEWLHVDFSPGLRPFYVDACGFAPTESGLLRL; via the coding sequence GTGGGCGAGCACGACGACGGCACACCGGTCTGGCGCGGCACCTTCACCAGCAACGAGGCGAACGCCCTGCACGCAGAGGCGTTCCAGACGCGCTTGCTCACCTCCCAGGAGTGGGACTGGTGGGCGCTGGTCCACCGGCACAGCCTCGGGTGGGTGACCGCTCGACGCGGTGGCGCGCTGACCGGCTTCGTCAACGTGGTGTGGGACGGCGCGGTCCACGCCTGGCTGCAGGACGTGATGGTCGCCGACAGCGCCCGACACCTCGGCCTCGGCACCCTGCTCGTCGCGCGAGCGGCGCAGGGCGCCCGCGAAGCGGGGTGCGAGTGGCTGCACGTCGACTTCTCGCCGGGGCTGCGCCCCTTCTACGTCGACGCGTGCGGGTTCGCGCCCACCGAGAGCGGCCTCCTGCGCCTGTGA
- a CDS encoding VOC family protein, with product MRYRLDQVVIDAVDPQRLVRFYAALLGGDPVDRARGWSHVQPPGFPKLSFQPVPEPVTGKNRLHLDVEVDDDDDALQVATARAEELGGQRVGAPVRDDAGAYQVVRDPEGNVFCFVCD from the coding sequence ATGCGCTACCGCCTGGACCAGGTCGTCATCGACGCCGTCGACCCCCAGCGACTCGTCCGCTTCTACGCCGCGCTGCTCGGCGGGGACCCCGTGGACCGCGCGCGGGGCTGGTCTCACGTGCAGCCGCCCGGCTTCCCGAAGCTGTCCTTCCAGCCCGTGCCGGAGCCCGTCACCGGCAAGAACCGCCTCCACCTCGACGTGGAGGTCGACGACGACGATGACGCCCTGCAGGTGGCGACCGCTCGCGCCGAGGAGCTGGGCGGCCAGCGGGTGGGCGCACCAGTCCGTGACGACGCCGGCGCCTACCAGGTGGTCCGGGACCCCGAGGGCAACGTCTTCTGCTTCGTCTGCGACTGA
- a CDS encoding purple acid phosphatase family protein translates to MGALTGDRHQHTGPRTVDEYVEWNARQLAKTPVSRRGAIKAFLGVSGGLVAAQYALADAAMAAGGGTQGKVGVAVAGRHLSFVMDAGGTPATAMALTAQLVTQDGTLPKGLKAWVDLGSEHGGYGSRVTADVVHLLGQYAIAGGPVASQYYVKARLTGLRPDTVYHYRIQLSDGTTTGDAHFSTAPATALDGSRGTGHGHHGEGPAAEPFAFTAFADVGTDTSPTDPKWAWGQDPDSVKAAGGTWPKGVFDNQYYKDDDPVAGATGTDRKPATSMTNLMSTQEPRFTLLAGDICYADPSGSGLPADNTQALSNKAPVGKNEFNPYVWDVFFTQIEAQAAFTPWMFATGNHDMEPLYGNTEFLGGSPNHGYASHAARLDLPRSGPSSCPSVYRFTYGNVGVVSVDANDLSHEIQTNLGYSGGAQKRWLEETLRTWRTDPQVAPHVDFVVLFLHHCAFSTANNHASDGGVRAVLEPLCSTYQVDVVIQGHNHLMERTDPIRNGKKTKDAPDGATICPATDGTTYLCIGSGGRPRYPFRPAPSKDAPAPDGVTVEGVQALPEGQRYRGYAGNDEENGTTQVVNSYVWTDAGTAVGKDGYPQGTKVPEVADWSQVRYDDYAFIAVDVAPARRGARTTFTIRTLADALPGSGKRVTEIDRVTFERTAGAGLVGPGLVVPGH, encoded by the coding sequence ATGGGAGCACTCACGGGTGACCGCCACCAGCACACCGGGCCGCGCACCGTCGACGAGTACGTCGAGTGGAACGCCCGACAGCTCGCCAAGACCCCCGTCTCGCGCCGCGGCGCCATCAAGGCGTTCCTCGGCGTCTCCGGGGGGCTCGTCGCCGCGCAGTACGCGCTCGCCGACGCGGCCATGGCCGCCGGAGGCGGCACCCAGGGGAAGGTCGGGGTGGCCGTCGCGGGCCGGCACCTGTCCTTCGTCATGGACGCCGGCGGCACGCCCGCCACCGCCATGGCGCTCACCGCGCAGCTCGTCACGCAGGACGGCACGCTGCCGAAGGGGTTGAAGGCGTGGGTCGACCTGGGCAGCGAGCACGGCGGGTACGGCTCACGCGTGACGGCCGACGTCGTCCACCTGCTCGGCCAGTACGCCATCGCCGGGGGACCGGTGGCCAGCCAGTACTACGTCAAGGCCCGGCTCACGGGGCTGCGGCCCGACACCGTCTACCACTACCGGATCCAGCTGTCCGACGGGACGACGACGGGCGACGCCCACTTCTCCACCGCGCCCGCCACCGCCCTGGACGGCAGCCGCGGCACGGGCCACGGGCACCACGGGGAAGGGCCCGCAGCGGAGCCGTTCGCCTTCACCGCCTTCGCCGACGTCGGTACCGACACCTCACCGACCGACCCGAAGTGGGCCTGGGGCCAGGACCCCGACTCCGTCAAGGCCGCCGGCGGCACCTGGCCGAAGGGCGTCTTCGACAACCAGTACTACAAGGACGACGACCCGGTGGCCGGCGCCACCGGCACCGACCGCAAGCCGGCGACGTCGATGACCAACCTCATGAGCACGCAGGAGCCGCGCTTCACGCTGCTCGCCGGCGACATCTGCTACGCCGACCCCAGCGGCTCCGGCCTGCCCGCCGACAACACCCAGGCGCTGAGCAACAAGGCGCCCGTCGGCAAGAACGAGTTCAACCCGTACGTGTGGGACGTCTTCTTCACCCAGATCGAGGCGCAGGCCGCGTTCACCCCGTGGATGTTCGCCACCGGCAACCACGACATGGAGCCGCTGTACGGCAACACCGAGTTCCTCGGCGGCAGCCCGAACCACGGCTACGCCAGCCACGCGGCCCGGCTCGACCTGCCGCGCAGCGGCCCGTCGTCGTGCCCGTCGGTGTACCGCTTCACGTACGGCAACGTGGGCGTGGTCTCGGTGGACGCCAACGACCTCAGCCACGAGATCCAGACCAACCTCGGCTACTCCGGGGGCGCGCAGAAGCGGTGGCTCGAGGAGACGCTGCGCACATGGCGCACGGACCCGCAGGTGGCGCCGCACGTCGACTTCGTCGTCCTGTTCCTCCACCACTGCGCCTTCTCGACCGCGAACAACCACGCCTCCGACGGCGGTGTGCGCGCGGTGCTGGAGCCGCTGTGCTCGACGTACCAGGTCGACGTGGTCATCCAGGGGCACAACCACCTCATGGAGCGCACCGACCCGATCCGCAACGGGAAGAAGACCAAGGACGCGCCCGACGGCGCCACCATCTGCCCGGCCACCGACGGCACGACGTACCTCTGCATCGGTTCCGGTGGTCGCCCGCGCTACCCGTTCCGGCCGGCACCGTCGAAGGACGCCCCGGCCCCGGACGGCGTGACGGTGGAGGGCGTGCAGGCGCTGCCCGAGGGGCAGCGGTACCGCGGGTACGCGGGCAACGACGAGGAGAACGGCACCACGCAGGTGGTCAACAGCTACGTCTGGACCGACGCCGGAACCGCCGTCGGCAAGGACGGCTACCCGCAGGGCACCAAGGTGCCAGAGGTCGCCGACTGGTCGCAGGTCCGCTACGACGACTACGCGTTCATCGCGGTGGACGTCGCCCCGGCCCGCCGCGGCGCGCGGACGACGTTCACCATCCGCACCCTCGCCGACGCGCTGCCCGGCTCGGGGAAGCGCGTCACCGAGATCGACAGGGTCACCTTCGAGCGGACCGCGGGTGCTGGGCTCGTCGGGCCCGGACTGGTGGTCCCCGGGCACTGA